A single Vigna radiata var. radiata cultivar VC1973A chromosome 8, Vradiata_ver6, whole genome shotgun sequence DNA region contains:
- the LOC106770813 gene encoding transcription factor E2FA encodes MSTAAGPPDRRASPPRGAAGTTVRPALKRHLAFVTKPPFAPPDDYHSFSSIDSRRLADEAVVVRSPYMKRKGGMNDSEGESHTQKWSNSPGYTNVSNITNSPFKTPVSAKGGRTQKAKASKEGRSCPPTPISNAGSPSPLTPASSCRYDSSLGLLTKKFINLVKHAEDGILDLNKAAETLEVQKRRIYDITNVLEGIGLIEKKLKNRIHWKGIESSTSGEVDGDISVLKEEVEKLSLEEQGLDDQIREMQERLRKLSENENNRKCLFVTEDDIKNLPCFQNETLIAIKAPHGTTLEVPDPEEAVDYPQRRYRIILRSTMGPIDVYLISQFEEKFEEINGAELPMIPLASSSESNEQVMTEMVPAECSGKEFEPQTQLSSHVYSDINASQEFAGGMMKIVPSDVDNDADYWLLSDADVSITDMWRTDSTVDWNGVDMLNPDFGIISRPQTPSSGFVEVPTPGANSNHK; translated from the exons ATGTCCACCGCCGCCGGACCTCCCGACCGCCGTGCCTCGCCGCCGCGGGGGGCTGCCGGCACCACTGTCCGCCCCGCCCTCAAGCGCCACCTCGCTTTCGTCACTAAACCGCCCTTTGCTCCCCCGGACGACTACCACAGCTTCTCCTCCATCGACTCCCGCCGCCTTGCCGATGAAGCCGTTGTCGTTAGATCTCCA TACATGAAGCGAAAGGGTGGAATGAATGACAGCGAAGGAGAGTCTCACACACAGAAGTGGAGTAACAGTCCTGGATACACTAATGTTAGTAACATAACGAATAGTCCCTTTAAAACTCCAGTGTCTGCAAAAGGAGGAAGGACACAGAAGGCAAAGGCTTCCAAAGAAGGCAGATCATGTCCTCCCACACCCATCTCAAATGCTG GTTCCCCGTCTCCTCTTACTCCTGCCAGCAGCTGCCGTTATGACAGTTCCTTAG GTCTCTTAACCAAAAAGTTCATCAATTTGGTCAAGCATGCAGAGGATGGTATTCTTGATCTAAATAAAGCAGCCGAGACTTTGGAG GTGCAAAAGAGGAGGATATATGACATAACGAATGTTTTAGAAGGCATTGGTCTCATTGAAAAGAAACTCAAAAATAGAATACATTGGAA GGGAATTGAATCTTCCACGTCTGGTGAGGTGGATGGCGATATATCTGTGCTTAAG GAAGAAGTTGAGAAACTTTCTTTGGAGGAGCAGGGATTAGATGATCAAATAAG GGAAATGCAAGAAAGATTGAGAAAGCtgagtgaaaatgaaaataaccgGAA GTGCCTTTTCGTGACCGAGGATGACATTAAGAACCTACCTTGCTTCCAG AATGAAACTTTAATAGCAATTAAAGCTCCGCATGGAACTACCCTGGAAGTCCCTGATCCTGAGGAA GCTGTAGACTATCCTCAGAGGAGATATAGAATCATTCTTAGAAGCACAATGGGTCCCATTGATGTCTACCTCATCAG TCAATTTGAAGAGAAATTTGAAGAGATTAACGGTGCTGAGCTCCCCATGATCCCACTTGCTTCCAGTTCTGAGTCCAACGAACAAGTAATGACAGAAATGGTTCCTGCCGAATGCAGCGGAAAAGAATTTGAACCTCAAACTCAGCTGTCTTCTCATGTATACTCCGATATAAATGCTTCGCAAGAGTTTGCTGGTGGCATGATGAAGATCGTCCCTTCAGATGTTGAT AATGACGCTGATTATTGGCTTCTATCAGATGCTGACGTTAGTATAACAGATATGTGGAGAACAGATT CTACTGTTGATTGGAATGGGGTGGACATGCTTAATCCTGATTTTGGAATCATTTCGAGACCTCAAACTCCATCATCGGGGTTTGTGGAAGTGCCAACACCAGGAGCAAATTCTAATCATAAGTGA